One stretch of Armatimonadota bacterium DNA includes these proteins:
- a CDS encoding flagellar assembly protein FliW yields the protein MRIDTTRFGAMDVAEESIVQMPEGMPGFAEAKRFVLLQDGQTAAFSWLQAVDDPDLAFIVINTRQFFPDYRFVFPEEQTASLGLNSPSEAAILTTVTIGKDGAITTDMLGPIVMNPRTLLARQIVLEDSRYSSKHSIRELPGTDAARPEWARAA from the coding sequence ATGAGGATTGACACCACCCGATTCGGGGCCATGGATGTCGCCGAGGAGTCAATCGTGCAGATGCCCGAAGGCATGCCGGGCTTCGCGGAGGCGAAGCGATTCGTTCTGCTGCAGGACGGACAGACCGCAGCGTTCAGTTGGCTGCAAGCGGTGGACGACCCAGACCTGGCGTTCATCGTCATCAATACGAGGCAGTTCTTCCCGGACTACAGGTTCGTATTCCCTGAGGAACAGACCGCCTCGCTCGGCCTGAACAGCCCAAGCGAGGCGGCAATTCTGACAACCGTGACCATCGGAAAGGATGGCGCGATCACTACTGACATGCTGGGGCCGATAGTGATGAACCCCCGCACTCTGCTGGCAAGGCAGATCGTGCTGGAGGACAGCCGCTACAGCTCGAAGCATTCGATTCGCGAGCTGCCTGGCACGGATGCAGCACGGCCTGAATGGGCCAGGGCAGCCTGA
- the csrA gene encoding carbon storage regulator CsrA, translated as MLILSRKIGQRIVIGDDVEITVVDVRGEQVRLGITAPRSIAVHRKELLEQVAAENVEAAASTPESSDALEQVSPGRAAK; from the coding sequence ATGCTGATTCTATCGCGCAAGATAGGTCAACGCATCGTGATCGGAGACGATGTGGAGATCACGGTCGTTGACGTGCGTGGAGAACAGGTTCGCCTGGGCATAACCGCGCCGCGAAGCATCGCCGTTCACAGGAAGGAACTGCTGGAGCAGGTAGCCGCCGAGAATGTCGAGGCAGCCGCGTCCACGCCTGAGAGCAGCGATGCTCTGGAACAGGTTTCACCCGGCCGAGCAGCCAAATAG